GCACACCGCATCTCGTTCTTTTACAAGATACGGGGCCACCGGCCCGGGCGCAAGCCGGTGTCGTGCGTGATGCACACGACTGGGGTGGCATATGGACGAAGCGCACTGATGCGGTGCGTGTCACTGCTTGTGCAGCACGATGGCTGCGGCTCTGCTGGCAGGCCTGCCCCTTGCTTGGGAACGCTACTCCGTTCCCATCGACAGTCACCGTGCTTCCCAAGATTTTCCACCGCAGCAATGAGTCCATGAACATGAACATGAACCTGACCATGAGCAGGATGCTGGACGGTTCGCGCATCCTCGATACCCTGATGAACAACCTCGAGGGCATGGCCTACCGCTGTGTGGACGACGAACACTGGACGATGATCTTCGTCAGCCAGGGCTGTGCAGGCCTGACCGGATACACCGCGTCGGAACTGATCGATCAGACCTGCATCTCGTGGGAACAACTGACCTTTGCCGAAGACCGGCACCGAGTGCGTGCGGCGATCCGCGCGGCGGCCGATCGGGGGCGACGCTTTGCCGTGGAGTACCGCATCGTCAAGCGCTGCGGCGAACTGCGGTGGGTGGTCGAACGCGGTGTGGCCGTTGCCGATGAGCATGGCGAGTGCGTCATCGAAGGCTTCATCGAGGATGTCACCGAGCGGCGTGCAACGCTCGGTGCGCTTGAGCAGGCCGAAAGCCGCTACCGGAACATCTTCGAGCACGCTTCGGAGGGCATCTTCCAGACCACGGAGGATGGGCGCTACCTTGCGGCCAATCCGGCCCTGGCCCGGCTGTACGGTTACCCGTCGCCCCAGTCCCTGATCGAAAACCTGTCGGATATCGGGCGGCGCCTGTATGTCGACCCGAAGCGGCGCGATGAATTTCACCGCCTGATGCAGGCTCATGGCGAGGTCCTCAACTTCGAGTCCGAAGTCTTTTGCCATGACGGGTCGCGCATCTGGGTGTCGGAGAATGCTCACAGCGTGCGCGGGCCGCAGGGTGAGCTGCTCTGCTACGAGGGTACGGTGCAGGATATCTCGGAGCGCAAGCATTACCAGGCACAGCTTGAGCGCCAGGCAAATCACGACATGCTGACCGGTCTGCCCAACCGGGTGCTGCTGGGCGACCGGCTCAATCAGGGCATTGCCCGTGCCGAACGCCTTGGCTGCCGCCTGGCGGTTGTGTTCATCGATCTCGACAACTTCAAGTTCATCAATGACAGCCTGGGGCACAAGGCTGGCGACGATCTGCTCACTGCGATCGCCGGGCGCTTCTCCAACTGTTTGCGCAGTTCGGATACCGTGGCGAGGCTTGGCGGTGACGAGTTCGTGCTGGTGCTGAACGATCACGATGAGCTCAGCAGTGTCATCTCTCTGCTCGACCGGGTGCTGGCCGAGATTGGCCGCCCGGTGGCGCTGTCCGGCCGCGAATTCCAGGTCGGTGCGAGCCTCGGCGTTGCGCTTTATCCCGACGACGGGCGTGATGCGCAGAGCCTGCTCAAGCACGCCGATGTCGCAATGTATGCGGCCAAGGATCGGGGGCGAAACAACTTCCAGTTCTTCACCCGGGAGCTCAACCGGGTCGCCGAAGAACGGCTCAATCTTGAAGCGGCAATGCGTGCCGCGCTCGAGCGGGGCTGTTTCGAAGTGCATTACCAGCCGAAGGTGAACCACCTGCGCCGCATCGTTGGCGTTGAAGCGCTGGCGCGCTGGAATGACCCCCAGCTTGGGTCCATCGGTCCTGACCGCTTCATTCCCGTCGCCGAGGAGACGGGTCTCATCGTCCCGCTGACCACGACCATCCTGCGCCAGGCCTTTGCCGCCGCGCGGCGCTGGAACCTCGGCCGCGAGCATCCCCTGCGCGTGGCGGTCAACCTGTCGCCGCGGCTCTTCCTGAGCGGTGATATCGTCGCGCATGTCGCTTGCTTGCTGGGCGAAGTCGGTCTGTCGCCATCTCAGGTCGAGCTTGAGGTGACCGAAACCGTCTTTCTCGGCGACAGCGACAGGGCGGTCAGTATCCTGCGCGAATTCAAGTCGCTCGGCGTCAGCCTGGCGATGGATGACTTTGGCACCGGCTACTCGTCACTGAGCTACCTGCGGCGCTTTCCGCTCGATATCATCAAGCTCGATCGCTCGCTGGTGACCGACCTTGAGCATGAAGAGGAAGTGGCCATGATTGCCCGTGCCGCGATCTCACTCGGGCAGAGCCTGCGCAAGACGGTGGTTGCCGAAGGCGTGGAAACCCAGGCCCAGTTCGACTTCCTGCGCTTTCAGGGGTGTGACGAATTCCAGGGCTACCTGTTGTCGCGGCCGGTGCCCGAGGCCGCGCTGAGCCAGCTGCTCGCCGATGGTGGTGTGATCCCGAAGAAGCCGGTCTGAACGCCCCAGTCGGGTGCAGGGGAACTTCCGGCGCCGTGGAAGCACCTATAATGCGCCCCTCCATCGGGTGCCTGTTACCCGACCCACTCCTCACCGGATACCCTGCATGTCGCGATTGATCTTGTCTTCCATTCTTGTCCTGCTTGCCCTGACTGCCTGTAATCAGACGGTGGAGGACACCAGGCCGGGGCAGCCGGTGAAACATCGTCAGGACGCGTTCAAGGCGATGCTCCGCGCCTTTGAGCCGATGGGCGTCATGCTTCGAGACAAACAGTACGACGCCGGAAAATTCGCCGAACTGTCCGCCGAACTGGTGGCGCGCCGGGATGCACCGTGGGCGTACTTCACCGCCGATACGCTCTATCCGCCGACCAAGGCCACGGCCGCGGTGTGGGAGCGTGCAGATGAATTCGAGCGCGAGCGTGAGGCCTTCTTCGCGGTGACCGACGCGTTGCTTGCAGCGGCGCAGACGCGTGAGCTCGAACAGGTCGGGCCCGCGTACGACAAGGTGTACGACAGCTGCAAGTCCTGCCACAACGACTTCAAGAAGAAGTGACCCGACGAGGATCCGTCGTCGCCCGTCCGCTGCGTCATTCTGGCGGGCGTTGTATTTGTGCACAAATTGATGCATTTGGTCTCGTTAATACATAAATCCACTGCATTTGCGTGGATTTATGAAATATGGTGTGCGGGTTGTGTCGTGCGGCACTCCGCAGTCATGAGGCAGATGGGCATTGATGCGCGCATTCCTGAAACGAGTCACGAACGGCCCGGCCCCCGGCCCCCGGGCGCCTGAAATCCCGGTCAGATCCATGCTGACGCCGGGCCGCATTGCCATCTTTGTGCTGTTTTGCCTGCGTCGCGCATGCGTCGCAGCGATGCGCCCGGCGCTGGCGTCCGGCCTCCTGTGGTTTGCGTTGGTGAGTGTGTCGTCCGTCCATGCGCAAGGCGTCGTGCTGGACGGTCTGTCGTCCGGGATGCTCGGGCGCGCGGGCACGGTGATGCTCGAACATGGCAGTGCGTTCTCCGCGGAGGAGGCGCTGGCACTGCAGCGCCAGGGCGCGTTCAAGGGCGCCGGGGTGGCGGTTCCCAAGTTTGGTATCGGATCGCAGCCGGTGTGGTTCCACCTCTCCGTCGACAATCGCGGTGACCGTGCCGTGTCCCGGCGATTGCTTGCGGGGGTGTCCTGGATCGAACGCCTCGACGTCTTCATCGTGCGCGGCGGGGTGCCGGTCTCGCAGTGGGGGGCGGGCGATGGCGACGCGAGCCGCCGTCATCCGCTGGGCAGTCTGGGCTACGCCTTCGATCACGACTTCGAGCCGGGAATCACCGAGATCCTGTTGCGTGCCGAGACCGCCGACCCGCTGGTGTTGCCGGTTCGCCTGTTGAGTCCGGATGCCGCGACGGCGGCAATGCGCTTGCAGGACTACGGCTACGGCATGCTGTATGGCTTCCTGCTGGCGCTGATTGCCTACAACGCGATGCTCTACGCCGGACTGCGGGACAGCAGTCACCTGAACTACGCGCTCTATCTCGCCACCTTTATCCTGCTCAATATCTCCTACTCGGGGCGCGGCTATGAATGGCTGTGGCCGGAGAGTGTCATCTTCCAGCAGTACGTCACGCTGGTGCTGATGGTGCTGTTTGGCTGTGCCGGGCTGCGCTTTGCCTCCAGCTTTCTTGAGCTCGGACGGCTGCATCCGCAGGCCGAGCGTGGTGTGCGCGTCCTCATGTGGATCGGGTTGGGGGCCATTGCACTCACTGTCGTCATGCAATCGCAGGCTGCGGCAGCGGTGGTGGCGTTTGTTTTCGTGCTCGCTTTCTCGGTGCTGATGGTCGGGCTCGGCGTGCTGAGCCTGCGCCACGGGCGGCGGCCGGCCAGTTATTTCCTGGCCGGTGCGGTGGTGGCGATGGCGGGGGCCGCGGTGACCGCGACGAGTGTGTGGGCCGGCTTGCCGTACTCCGAAGCCTTCTTTCATGCCGCGGAACTGGGCATGGTGGTCGAGGGCAGCCTGCTGGCGCTGGCCCTGGCTTACCGCATGCGCCTGGTTCAGGCTGCACGCACCGAGGCCGAGCATCTGTCACGCATCGATCCGCTGACCGGCTTGCTGAACCGGCGCGCCTTTCTCGGCCTGGCTGAAGGTGTGTGGAGCACGGCGGCGCGCAAGGGGCGCCCGCTGTCGATCATCCTGATCGACCTCGACCATTTCAAGGCAATCAACGATACCTACGGGCATGAAACCGGTGATCGGGCGCTGATGGCGGTTGCCGGCGCCCTGAATCGCAATTGCCGGCGCGGAGACATCTCCGCACGGTGGGGCGGCGAGGAGTTCATCCTGCTGTTGCCGGAAACCAGTGCGGAGCAGGCCCGCACAATGGCCGTCCGCCTGCTGTCGGATATCCGCTCCATGCCCGTTTCGGATCAGGCCGGTGCAGCCTGTCTGTCGGCCAGTCTCGGGGTTGTCGAACGCAGGAAGCATGAGGTGCTCGAAGCCCTGATCCGCGAGGCCGACGGTTGCATGTACGAGGCCAAGCGCGCCGGGCGCGGCTGTGTTCGCGGCGTGTCGGATGCACGCGGGGACACCGCGCTCGCAGCCGATTGACTGCCGCGGTCCGGACGTTCGTGCTGCGCGCCCCTTGGAGCAGCAGGCTCAGCCCAGTGGCTTGATGAAATAGCTCATGATCGTTGCAGAGGCCTCGCCGTCAGCAAGGATTGCCGCGGTCCATTTCGGGATGGCTTGTGCCGCCCAGATGACAAACACCGCAAGCACGATCTTGCGGCCACGCGTCATGGCGTGAAGGCGCTCCATCACCTCGGCTGAAGCGCCGTGTTCCTTTGTCTCTCTCATTGCCCGCTCCTTGCTCGACGCCGGGTTTGACCCGGTCTGGATGCAACTGCCCGGCAGGTCCGGACCTCGCCTTGTGTGGCAGATGCATGTTGGAGAAGGAGCCTTTGCGGATCTTCAGTCCCGCGCACGAGCCTGCGGGGTGTCGCCGATGCCGGGCCGGCTTTTCTCCATTCATTCAGCGTAGTCGGCGCTGGCGGAGTTTCAAGGCGAGTCTTGCGGGGCGGGCGGACTCAGTCCCACATGCCGCGCATCTTCGCGGCCAGATCGAGCGCCGCCTGACGCGATGCGGGCGTGCCGCGCAGCTCGGGGGCGGCTCCGGCCACGTGTGCTGCTCGAAGTGCGGCAGCAGGCGGTTGGGAATGAAGCGGGTGCGCCCGGCATAAACGTGGCGGTCGCCCATGCCCGGCTGCTGGGTGACGTAGAAGCGCTGCGGCACGATGAGGTCGAGGTGGTCCTTCGCGCGCGTCATGCCGACATAGAGCAGGCGGCGCTCTTCTTCGATCTCTGCGGTGTGGCGGGTGGCGATGTCGGACGGGATGCAGCCATCCACCACATTGAGCACGGTCACTGCGTTCCATTCCTGACCCTTGGCTGAGTGCAGGGTGGACAGGATCAGGTAGTCCTCGTCCAGCAGCGGCATGCCGGCCTCGTCGCTGGTGGCGCTGGGTGGGTCGAGCGTGAGCTCGGTGAGGAAGCGCTGCCGGCTGGGATAGGTGGCGGCAATGCGTCCGATCTGCTGGATGTCGCCCTGACGCACGGCCGCGTCGTCGTACAGGCGTGGCATCTGCGCTTCGTACCAGCGGCAGGCCAGCTCGAAGCTGGTTGGCCACGGCGCATCGTCGCGGCCGAGGTGCTCGACCAGCGCGGCGAACTCGTTCCACGCCTGTTGAGCCGCATCGGGTACCGGCTGTTCGGCGAGCAGGGCACAGCCCTCGGGCGCGGTACACACGTTGTCGAGGATGCGGCCGGCGGTCTTGGGGCCGATGCCGGCCAGCAACTGCACGACCCTGAAACCGGAAACGCGGTCGCGCAGGTTCTCCGCCCAGCGCTGCAGCGCGAGCACGTCCTTGACGTGGGCGGCTTCGAGAAACTTGAGCCCGCCGAACTTCACGAAGGGGATGTTGCGCCGGGTCAGCTCCATCTCCAGCCGGGCGCTGTGACTGGCGGCGCGGAACAGCACCGCCTGCTGCTTGAGCCGGATGCCTTCCTCACGGCGGGCGAGCGCGCGTTCGACCACGTAAGCGGCCTGATCGGCATCGTCGCGCACCGACACCAGTCGCGGTCTGGCGCTGCTGTCGCGCTCGGACCACAGATCCTTGCTGTAGCGCTCCGCCGCCTGCGCGATCACCGCATTGGCCGCCTCGAGGATGGGGCGGGTGGAGCGGTAGTTCTGCTCCAGCGTCACGCGGTGAGCGGGCGGGTCGAAGCTTGCGGGGAAATCGAGGATGTTGCGCACCGTGGCGCCGCGAAAGGCGTAGATCGACTGCGCATCGTCGCCGACCACGGTGAGGCCGAGCCCGTCCGGTTTCATGCCCAGCAGGATCTCGGCCTGCAGGTGGTTGGTGTCCTGGTATTCATCCACCAGCACATGCTGGAACAGGCCGCCGACCTCTGCCGCCAGCGCGGGATCGGCCACCATGTGTGCCCAGTACAGCAGCAGGTCGTCGTAATCGAGCACCTGCTGTGCCTGCTTGGCGGCGACATAGGCGCGGAACAGGGCTTTCAGGTCGTCCGCCCATTCTGCGCACCACGGAAAGGTCGATTGCAGCACGTCCTTCAGCGGCGCACGTGTATTGACCACCGCCGAATAGATCGCGAGACAGGTGCTTTTCTGCGGGAAGCGCTTGCTGCGCGAGGACAGCCCCGCCTCGTGGCGGGCGAGGTTCATCAGGTCGGCGGAGTCTTCGCGGTCGTGGATGGTGAATGCCGGGTCCAGCCCGATGCGCCCCGCGTACTCGCGCAGCAGGCGCGCACCGATGCCGTGGAAGGTGCCCGACCATTGCAGGCTGGCCTGCGCCAGCCAGGGTGTGTCTGCCGCCGCCTGGCCGAGAATGCGTTGCACCCGTCGCCCCATTTCGTCCGCCGCACGGCGCGAGAACGTGAGCAGCAGAATGCGTCCCGGGTCGGCCCCGCCGACGATCAGGCGCGCAACGCGGTGGGCCAGGGTGTTGGTCTTGCCCGAGCCGGCGCCGGCAATGACCAGTAGCGGCCCGGGAATCCCGTTGCTGCCGTCACCGATGCCAAACTCGACCGCCTTGCGCTGGGCGGGGTTGAGGCGGTCGAGCCAGTCTGAAGGCGTGGCGGGCGGAGTCTGGGAACGGGTCATGACTGTAATTCTATCCAGTTCCGCGCCCGCTTTGGTGCTCGTCCTGCTCTGCAAACGTCAGCAAATTGATTGCACGCGTTGCTGCGCGTGCCTTCCCTGCTCAGGCCGGGGTGTCTTTTGATCGGGTCGCTGACGATGGGACGACCGGATCGAAGGGAAACAGGCCCGCCCGAAAGCTCTTTGCCATGAATTCGGCGCGGCCGATGGCGAGCTTTGCGGTTTCGGGGGGCAGGATCTCTTCGGCGGCTTCGCGGAACAGCGCCAGCCACTGTCCGAAGTGCTCGCGCGTGATCGGCAGGCGCATGTGCACCGGGAATGGATGGCCGGCGTAGCGCTTGGTGCCGAGCAGGGCGTTGGACCAGAAGTCGGTAACGATGGCGAGGTGGTGATCCCAGTCGCCGACGGCGTTGTTGAACACCGGGCCCAGGTCGTCATCCAGCCGGGCCCGATCGTAGAAAACCTGCACAAGTTCGGCGATCTGGGCTTCGGTGACGGCAGGTGCTTCGGACATGATGGTTCTCTTGAGGACGGGTTTCTGCATCGGGAAATATAGCCGATAAGCGGAGCGGCCATTTTTCTGCGTGACCCTGGCAGATGTGCTTCGGCGCGGCCGCGTACTCAGACGCGTGCGCTCATCCCTGCGAATTCGAGCAGATCGTCGATGAACGCATCGCGCTTCCACAGGTGCGGGGCATGATCCACGCCCTCGTATATGTGCAGTTTCGCGTTCGGCAGCTGGCTGGCCACGTACTCGGCGGTGGCGGTCGAGTAGAAATTGCTCTCGCCGCCGTAGATCAGCAAGGTCGGAATGTTCATCTGTGCCAGCACCGGGCGATAGTCGGCTGCGGTCAGGCTGTCCCAGCAGGCGATCAGGGGGGCGGGTGCCAGCTTTCGCAGGCGCTGACGCATGGCCTGGATGCCCTCGGTATTCGCGGCATAAGCCCTTGCGGCCGCTGCGTTGTGGCCGTCTGCCACCAGGCGCAGCACCGCTTCGGCAAAGTCCTCGCGTAGCGCAGCCATGAAGGCTTCATTGCGCTGCGCGTCGAAGTCGCCATACACGCCGAGCTTCCAGCGCTCGTCGGTCAGCAGGCGTGGAGACTGGTCGAGAATGACGGCACGCCCCAGTCGCTCGCAGCCGAAGTCGCGCACGTACTGCCACAGCGTGAGCGCGCCCATCGAGTGACCGACGACAACCGCGTCGCGCACATCGTAATGCGCCAGCAACAGGTGCAGATCCTGTGCCATCCGCTGCACGGTCGGCACCGTTGTGGTCAGTGGCGCGTGCCCGCCATGGCCACGGGCATCCCAGCGAAAGATGCGGAAGTGCGCGGCCAGTGGCTCGATGAAGGGCGTCCAGTCGCGGTGGCTCGAGGTCCAGCCGTGCAGCAGCACCAGCGGGCGCCCCTGGCCGGAAATACGCAAGTGGATGGTTTCGCCGTCGTCGGCGGTCAGCGTGTCCATGGGGCAGGATTATACGGGCTGCATGCGTATGGACTGTTACGTGATCACAGTCGGGCCAGCAGCGCCTCGAAGCCCGGATAGTTGTCGCGGGTCAGGCCGTACTTGCTTGCGCTGGCGCTGCGCGTTCCGCTTCTTAGCGCGTCGATGAAGGCTGCAGGGTCGGTGATCCAGCTGCCACCGACGAAGGTGACGCCGCGGGCGAACAGGGCGTCGGGCAGACAACCGGCGCTGGGGCCGATCATCGCGAACCAGCGTGCCTGGCGGCAGCAGCCGAGCATCCGGTCCAGGGTGTCGTTGAGCAGGAGTGTGCTGGTCGAGACCACCTTGGTGCAGGTGGCGAGTGCTTCGGCGTCGGTCGTGACCCGGTAGCCTTCATGCTCGCCCGCGAGCTCGGCCTTGAGTTCGACCACGGTCAGCCTGGCACCGGCCTCGATGATGCGGCCCAGCAGGGGCTTGAACAGGCCGATCATGCCGATCGCTTCGCCTGGCGTGGGCTGCAGGCTGCCGATGGAGTCGGTGCTGTCGTCAGGGCGGAAGCCGGCGCGGTCGTACAGGCAGCGGGTCAGGGCATTGGCGGCAGCAAAGCCGAGGGTCTTGTCGATGCCGCTGCCGCTGGCGTAGCGCCGGGCGAGGTCGAGCGCATCGGTGCCGGTGAGGGCCGTGCGCGTCGGGTGTGCGTGCAGATGCGCGAGGGTGTCGTCGAGCAGCACGTAGGACAGGCCGAGCGAACCATCGTCCAGTTCGATTGCGCAGAACTCGCCACGGCCATCGTTGTTGGGCTGCGCGGGCGGCAGGTGCAGTGCGCGGATGCGGGGCAGCGGGCTGCGGGCCGCGAAGCGTTCGAGCTGGGCGAGGTAGTCGTCCGCAAAACGTGCGGGCTTGGCGGTGGTCATGTCTGGTCCTGATCCGGAAGGTGCTCGCCGCGGTGCAATCCTGCACGGACGGCGGCAGAGGCGGTGTCGCCGGCAACGGTCGAGCGACGGTTTTCGGGGCTGCGCAGCGCTCCGGGGAAGTACATTGCGGTGAGGCTCTTGGAATGAACGGGCGAGTCGGCATCCGATGCGCCGAAGCGACGCCAGTCGCGCACCCACAGGACGTCATCGGCCAGTTCGAGCAGGCCGATGGTTTCGCGGTCGCCGATCAGGATGGCCTGAACGCGCAGGCCCAGCGTCGTCTTGGCCTGATCGAGGCGGCTGACGACATCGGCGGTGGCGCCGAATGCCCCGTCCGACGCCAGCAGCAGATCGGCCTGGCGCCATTGTGCGGCGTCGAGTTTTTCGATCGCCCGCTCCAGTGGACCACAGATGTCGGTGCCGCCGCGAAAGGTCTGCCCGAGAAAGCGGATCAGGCGTTCGATGCCGCCGGCGTCGACGCCGAGCTCCATTTCCACCAGCTCGTCGGGACCGCCGAACGCAAACACATGGCATGCACGATGTTGCGCGTGGGCGCTGCGCACCGCTTCGAGGACAGTGGCCTTGGCGACGGCCTCTGCGCCACCCTGCATCGAGCCCGAGGTGTCGACGCAGATCAGCATGGGGCCCGTCTCCATGCGTCGGTCGGGCGCGGGCCGTGGTTGCGGACGCAACACGGGTGAGCGGTGCTGGCGAACTTCTGCCATGCGGTCGTCGTCTTCGTACGCGAGCAGGGTGCGTTCGGCGCGGCGGGCATGCCACACCAGGCGCAGACGCGGGTGGCCGAGCAGCATGGCTTCGGCCGGCAGCATGCGGGCGATGCGGTCCGAGCGCTTGATGCCGCGGGTTTCGCCGGGCAGGTCGGGCACATGCACTGCATGCGGCTGCGGGTGTTGCGCAAGCGCCCGTTCCATGACCGGCACCGTGCGCTGGCTGCGGCGCTCGGGTTCGTCGGTCTGGCGGCTGCGCCCCAGCTGCCGGATCAGGCGACCCAGTTCGGGCAGGCGTTCGAGCAGTCGGCGGATGCGCAGTACCTCCTGCCAGCCCTCGCTGCGCAGCTGGCCGCAGATCGTGTCCCAGCGCAGGCTCTGGTCGCCTTCGGGCAGCATGCCGAAGACGTCCACCAGCTCGTCGATGTGGCCGCAGCGTTCCTGCCAGTCGGCGGCAAAGGCGTCGAGCGCCATGGCGGTGGCGGTGTCCTCGTCTGCACCGCGGTCGCGATAATCGACGATCAGGTCGAGGTGGAAGAGGATGCTCATCACCACGGTCACACTGAGGTCGCGTTGCCCGCGGCAGTAGCCGGGCAGGCCCAGCTGCGCCATGGTGGCGGACAGGGCGGCGGCAAGCTGCGGTGGCGGCCACGGCCACGCGGCGGGCGGAGGCAGGGAGCCGGCAAGCAGACTGTCGACGAGCAGGCTCAGGCCCGACAGGCGGGCCTCCAGCGTGCCCTGCGCATTGGTCATGCCGCCCAGCCACAAGTTGCGCGCCAGCGCGTCGAGTGCGGCCAGGCGCTGTTCGCGGGCCTCGAACAGCAGCGCGCAGGGTGCAGGCGCGCTCATGCGTCGTGTTGCAGCGGCACGGCGACCGGCTCCGGCGCCGTGCCGTGGTCTTCGCCCTCGGGCAGGCGGGGCAGGCGGGTGAAGCCTTCGCGCGTCGCGGCGGCGCGCTGGTGCAGGCCTGAAAGTGCTTCGGCGACCGCCGTCAGGTTTGCGTCGACCCGGTCGGCGAGTTCGCTCTCGAGCCACAGACTGGTGCTGCGGTAGAGGGCGAGGTTCTGGCGTTGCGCGGCGAGTTCTTCGGCATACCCGGCGATGCGCCTGATCAGGTCGTCGATCTGGGCGGTACGGGCGGCGATGTGGCGGGCACCGTAACGGCGCTGGCGGCTGTAGCGCATGCGCAACGCGCCGGCGCCGCCCTTGGCATCGCCGACTTCGTCGGCGAGCTCGGTGGCGGAAAAGCGCAGACGGCCGGACGCGTCGTAGTCGAGGTCGTTGGCCTTCAGCTCGGTGTCGAGCTGTGCTTCGAAAGCTTCGACCACACGGGTGAGGCGTGGTGGCGAGAAGCGCGCGTTCACGCCGATCCGGGTCTGCAGCCAGGTTCCGACGGCAGCCTGGCGGGCAGCGTCGGGCGCGGTGCA
This genomic interval from Parazoarcus communis contains the following:
- a CDS encoding putative bifunctional diguanylate cyclase/phosphodiesterase — encoded protein: MNMNLTMSRMLDGSRILDTLMNNLEGMAYRCVDDEHWTMIFVSQGCAGLTGYTASELIDQTCISWEQLTFAEDRHRVRAAIRAAADRGRRFAVEYRIVKRCGELRWVVERGVAVADEHGECVIEGFIEDVTERRATLGALEQAESRYRNIFEHASEGIFQTTEDGRYLAANPALARLYGYPSPQSLIENLSDIGRRLYVDPKRRDEFHRLMQAHGEVLNFESEVFCHDGSRIWVSENAHSVRGPQGELLCYEGTVQDISERKHYQAQLERQANHDMLTGLPNRVLLGDRLNQGIARAERLGCRLAVVFIDLDNFKFINDSLGHKAGDDLLTAIAGRFSNCLRSSDTVARLGGDEFVLVLNDHDELSSVISLLDRVLAEIGRPVALSGREFQVGASLGVALYPDDGRDAQSLLKHADVAMYAAKDRGRNNFQFFTRELNRVAEERLNLEAAMRAALERGCFEVHYQPKVNHLRRIVGVEALARWNDPQLGSIGPDRFIPVAEETGLIVPLTTTILRQAFAAARRWNLGREHPLRVAVNLSPRLFLSGDIVAHVACLLGEVGLSPSQVELEVTETVFLGDSDRAVSILREFKSLGVSLAMDDFGTGYSSLSYLRRFPLDIIKLDRSLVTDLEHEEEVAMIARAAISLGQSLRKTVVAEGVETQAQFDFLRFQGCDEFQGYLLSRPVPEAALSQLLADGGVIPKKPV
- a CDS encoding c-type cytochrome encodes the protein MSRLILSSILVLLALTACNQTVEDTRPGQPVKHRQDAFKAMLRAFEPMGVMLRDKQYDAGKFAELSAELVARRDAPWAYFTADTLYPPTKATAAVWERADEFEREREAFFAVTDALLAAAQTRELEQVGPAYDKVYDSCKSCHNDFKKK
- a CDS encoding diguanylate cyclase; the protein is MLTPGRIAIFVLFCLRRACVAAMRPALASGLLWFALVSVSSVHAQGVVLDGLSSGMLGRAGTVMLEHGSAFSAEEALALQRQGAFKGAGVAVPKFGIGSQPVWFHLSVDNRGDRAVSRRLLAGVSWIERLDVFIVRGGVPVSQWGAGDGDASRRHPLGSLGYAFDHDFEPGITEILLRAETADPLVLPVRLLSPDAATAAMRLQDYGYGMLYGFLLALIAYNAMLYAGLRDSSHLNYALYLATFILLNISYSGRGYEWLWPESVIFQQYVTLVLMVLFGCAGLRFASSFLELGRLHPQAERGVRVLMWIGLGAIALTVVMQSQAAAAVVAFVFVLAFSVLMVGLGVLSLRHGRRPASYFLAGAVVAMAGAAVTATSVWAGLPYSEAFFHAAELGMVVEGSLLALALAYRMRLVQAARTEAEHLSRIDPLTGLLNRRAFLGLAEGVWSTAARKGRPLSIILIDLDHFKAINDTYGHETGDRALMAVAGALNRNCRRGDISARWGGEEFILLLPETSAEQARTMAVRLLSDIRSMPVSDQAGAACLSASLGVVERRKHEVLEALIREADGCMYEAKRAGRGCVRGVSDARGDTALAAD
- a CDS encoding group III truncated hemoglobin, whose translation is MSEAPAVTEAQIAELVQVFYDRARLDDDLGPVFNNAVGDWDHHLAIVTDFWSNALLGTKRYAGHPFPVHMRLPITREHFGQWLALFREAAEEILPPETAKLAIGRAEFMAKSFRAGLFPFDPVVPSSATRSKDTPA
- a CDS encoding alpha/beta fold hydrolase → MDTLTADDGETIHLRISGQGRPLVLLHGWTSSHRDWTPFIEPLAAHFRIFRWDARGHGGHAPLTTTVPTVQRMAQDLHLLLAHYDVRDAVVVGHSMGALTLWQYVRDFGCERLGRAVILDQSPRLLTDERWKLGVYGDFDAQRNEAFMAALREDFAEAVLRLVADGHNAAAARAYAANTEGIQAMRQRLRKLAPAPLIACWDSLTAADYRPVLAQMNIPTLLIYGGESNFYSTATAEYVASQLPNAKLHIYEGVDHAPHLWKRDAFIDDLLEFAGMSARV
- a CDS encoding Rossmann-like domain-containing protein, whose translation is MTTAKPARFADDYLAQLERFAARSPLPRIRALHLPPAQPNNDGRGEFCAIELDDGSLGLSYVLLDDTLAHLHAHPTRTALTGTDALDLARRYASGSGIDKTLGFAAANALTRCLYDRAGFRPDDSTDSIGSLQPTPGEAIGMIGLFKPLLGRIIEAGARLTVVELKAELAGEHEGYRVTTDAEALATCTKVVSTSTLLLNDTLDRMLGCCRQARWFAMIGPSAGCLPDALFARGVTFVGGSWITDPAAFIDALRSGTRSASASKYGLTRDNYPGFEALLARL
- a CDS encoding VWA domain-containing protein, encoding MSAPAPCALLFEAREQRLAALDALARNLWLGGMTNAQGTLEARLSGLSLLVDSLLAGSLPPPAAWPWPPPQLAAALSATMAQLGLPGYCRGQRDLSVTVVMSILFHLDLIVDYRDRGADEDTATAMALDAFAADWQERCGHIDELVDVFGMLPEGDQSLRWDTICGQLRSEGWQEVLRIRRLLERLPELGRLIRQLGRSRQTDEPERRSQRTVPVMERALAQHPQPHAVHVPDLPGETRGIKRSDRIARMLPAEAMLLGHPRLRLVWHARRAERTLLAYEDDDRMAEVRQHRSPVLRPQPRPAPDRRMETGPMLICVDTSGSMQGGAEAVAKATVLEAVRSAHAQHRACHVFAFGGPDELVEMELGVDAGGIERLIRFLGQTFRGGTDICGPLERAIEKLDAAQWRQADLLLASDGAFGATADVVSRLDQAKTTLGLRVQAILIGDRETIGLLELADDVLWVRDWRRFGASDADSPVHSKSLTAMYFPGALRSPENRRSTVAGDTASAAVRAGLHRGEHLPDQDQT